Proteins from a genomic interval of Bradyrhizobium sp. CCGB01:
- a CDS encoding serine hydrolase, giving the protein MDTWLRSAIDYIGSWIEFQQTTYQQPGVLVAFVHRGEVVAEHAFGLANLDTGEKLTPRHRFRIASHSKSFTSAGIMKLREQRKLRLDDPIGQYIGGLHPRVAETTIAQVLSHSAGLTRDGVDSGQFIDSRPYLNARELLAELKLPTAIEPGTRFKYSNHGFGLIGLVIEAVTKEPYPVWIKREIIEPAGLRETEPNAPLPKGAPFARGHTRKLPFGERGVVPGDNPAHAMASAAGFVATAGDTARFFAQLAPNARKSVLSVASRREMTRNHWRIPQSFEGYYGLGVNAGKTDGWDWFGHGGGFQGYISRTCSIPSCELAISILSNSIDGAAPFWMDGAMQILRVFKTRGAPDRRVRDWTGRWWTIWGASDLVPAGNRVLVANPQFNNPFMDAAEIEVTGRDTGKLAWAAGYSSHGEPVRRVRNARGKVSDIWIAGANVKPASVVAKEIERRYKPRKRRPTP; this is encoded by the coding sequence ATGGACACGTGGCTGCGATCCGCGATCGACTACATCGGCTCCTGGATCGAATTCCAACAGACGACATACCAGCAGCCGGGCGTCCTCGTCGCATTCGTCCATCGCGGCGAGGTCGTCGCCGAGCATGCGTTCGGCCTTGCCAATCTCGACACCGGCGAGAAGCTCACCCCGCGCCACCGCTTCCGCATCGCCTCGCATTCGAAGAGCTTCACCTCCGCGGGCATCATGAAGCTGCGCGAGCAGCGCAAGCTCCGGCTCGATGATCCCATCGGCCAATATATCGGCGGCCTGCATCCGCGCGTCGCCGAGACGACGATTGCGCAGGTGCTCTCGCACAGCGCGGGGCTGACGCGCGACGGCGTCGATTCCGGCCAGTTCATCGACAGCCGTCCCTACCTGAACGCCAGGGAGCTGCTCGCGGAGCTGAAACTGCCGACCGCGATCGAGCCCGGCACACGCTTCAAATACTCCAATCACGGCTTTGGCCTGATCGGTCTCGTCATCGAAGCCGTGACGAAGGAGCCCTACCCGGTCTGGATCAAGCGCGAGATCATCGAGCCGGCGGGCTTGCGCGAGACCGAGCCGAACGCGCCGCTTCCCAAGGGGGCGCCTTTTGCGCGCGGCCACACGCGAAAGCTGCCGTTCGGCGAGCGCGGTGTGGTCCCCGGCGACAATCCCGCGCATGCGATGGCGTCCGCCGCGGGCTTCGTCGCCACCGCCGGCGACACGGCCCGCTTCTTCGCGCAGCTCGCGCCCAATGCCAGGAAGAGCGTTCTGTCGGTCGCAAGCCGCCGCGAGATGACGCGAAACCATTGGCGCATCCCGCAAAGCTTCGAGGGGTATTACGGCCTCGGCGTCAACGCCGGCAAGACCGACGGCTGGGACTGGTTCGGCCATGGCGGCGGTTTCCAGGGCTACATCTCCAGGACCTGCTCGATCCCTTCCTGCGAGCTCGCGATCAGTATCCTCAGCAACTCCATCGACGGCGCAGCACCGTTCTGGATGGACGGCGCGATGCAGATTTTACGCGTGTTCAAAACACGTGGTGCGCCCGACCGCCGCGTGCGCGACTGGACCGGCCGCTGGTGGACAATCTGGGGCGCGAGCGACCTGGTGCCTGCAGGCAATCGCGTGCTGGTCGCCAATCCGCAGTTCAACAATCCGTTCATGGATGCCGCCGAGATCGAGGTCACCGGCCGCGACACCGGCAAGCTCGCCTGGGCGGCCGGTTACTCCAGCCACGGCGAGCCGGTGCGGCGCGTCCGCAACGCGCGCGGCAAGGTCAGCGACATCTGGATCGCCGG